The following are encoded in a window of Maylandia zebra isolate NMK-2024a linkage group LG5, Mzebra_GT3a, whole genome shotgun sequence genomic DNA:
- the LOC101485703 gene encoding uncharacterized protein LOC101485703, whose product MMASENADANAGNDEETGPSAESNEHDYAHTADTNLASSSTNPPGEPVQSVLVQPSESLQMELPEPTVGAEVDCPVGNEVEAQTGVHPQKTEDSQLAAQAVHRGGPRRVRRPEDKNCSCCRLEFERHGRSFNRRAVYTFTSPETVQWAFPGCVVHEKSFLCETCAQVIRSKCKRKQSGKRNLWLKPPPTKPSQVNDKKAAGCRMGKKSKAALLVSKSSYKAAFQMLWSSKGARKPMMEFWSKQLKNEMKTLSRLSDSPFHQKVSGKKPLSSFPWRRCLNWVQEKAPLVTTCLRSLFPDINALYKSNSQLTEEQAFMLLERRTVVALSIPLFTRNIWKNNFLQAALGAELRLQGCSGSALEILNTMGLCQNKDTVRLLLHRLRNGKDMDGDAGMNAKEEQLKEQMGEVMTDEEEDEEEKDEEEEDDDNEEEEEEEMVMAVEEEVVEEEVQDGMQEEEEVEEDRAEEEKEEKKRKKRAKKQRKEEKRKERVKRKAKEQQEEDDDDDDDDEDSEQKKKRVVVVRLGLLKGHSEVGRSDLSAP is encoded by the exons ATGATGGCGAGTGAAAATGCTGACGCCAACGCGGGGAACGATGAGGAAACGGGTCCCTCAGCCGAATCTAACGAGCACGACTATGCCcacactgcagacacaaactTGGCGAGCTCTTCCACCAATCCTCCGGGAGAGCCCGTGCAGAGCGTCCTGGTGCAGCCCTCTGAGTCCCTGCAAATGGAGCTTCCAGAACCCACTGTGGGTGCAGAGGTAGACTGCCCTGTTGGGAATGAAGTGGAGGCACAGACCGGAGTACACCCCCAAAAGACTGAAGACTCTCAGTTGGCTGCTCAGGCGGTCCATCGCGGAGGTCCGCGGCGAGTGAGGCGGCCGGAGGACAAAAACTGCTCCTGCTGCAGGCTCGAGTTCGAGCGGCACGGTCGGTCCTTCAACCGGAGGGCGGTGTACACGTTCACCTCCCCGGAAACTGTGCAGTGGGCCTTCCCGGGCTGCGTGGTCCACGAAAAGTCCTTCCTGTGCGAGACGTGCGCGCAGGTGATCCGGAGCAAATGCAAACGCAAACAGAGCGGGAAACGGAATCTGTGGCTGAAGCCGCCTCCGACTAaaccg tcgcAGGTGAATGATAAGAAGGCGGCAGGTTGCAGGATGGGGAAAAAGAGCAAAGCAGCGCTGCTTGTGAGCAAGTCCAGCTACAAAGCTGCTTTCCAAATGCTCTGGTCCTCTAAAGGTGCCCGGAAACCCATGATGGAGTTCTGgagcaaacagctgaaaaatgaG ATGAAGACGCTGTCGCGACTGTCAGACAGTCCCTTCCATCAGAAGGTATCTGGGAAAAAACCGCTGTCGTCCTTCCCCTGGCGGCGATGTCTGAACTGGGTTCAGGAAAAGGCTCCGCTTGTCACCACGTGCCTCCGCTCACTGTTCCCAGACATCAATGCCCTCTACAAGAGCAACAG CCAGCTGACAGAGGAGCAGGCTTTCATGCTGCTGGAGCGACGGACTGTGGTGGCGCTCTCCATCCCTCTCTTCACCAGGAACATCTGGAAGAACAACTTCCTGCAGGCCGCTCTGGGGGCTGAGCTCCGCCTGCAGGGCTGCTCCGGGTCCGCCCTTGAAATCCTCAACACTATGGGCCTGTGCCAGAACAAAGACACCGTCAGGTTGCTGCTGCACAGACTGCGAAATGGCAAAGACATG GATGGAGACGCCGGGATGAACGCTAAAGAAGAGCAACTGAAAGAACAGATGGGAGAAGTgatgacagatgaggaggaagatgaagaagagaaagatgaggaggaggaagatgatgacaatgaagaggaggaagaggaggaaatgGTGATGGCAGTAGAAGAGGAGGTAGTTGAAGAGGAAGTGCAGGACGGGAtgcaagaggaggaagaggttgAGGAGGATcgtgcagaggaggaaaaagaagaaaagaagagaaagaagagggcgaaaaagcagaggaaggaggagaagaggaaggagagagTGAAACGAAAGGCgaaggagcagcaggaggaggatgacgacgacgatgatgatgatgaggactcggagcagaaaaagaagaggGTGGTGGTTGTGAGGCTCGGATTGCTGAAGGGACACTCGGAGGTCGGACGATCAGATCTGTCAGCTCCTTAA
- the pdhb gene encoding pyruvate dehydrogenase E1 component subunit beta, mitochondrial, with amino-acid sequence MAASLRFFLRSGKNTVSALQRREFHRSVPAAVQMTVRDALNQAMDEELERDERVFLLGEEVAQYDGAYKVSRGLWKKYGDKRIIDTPISEMGFTGIAVGAAMAGLRPICEFMTFNFSMQAIDQIINSAAKTYYMSAGLQSVPIVFRGPNGASAGVAAQHSQCFAAWYGHCPGLKVVSPWNSEDAKGLLKSAIRDENPVVVLENELLYGVPFEMSEEAQSKDFTIPIGKAKIERQGNSITLVAHSRYVGHCLDAAAVLAKEGIECEVINLRTIRPMDVESIETSVMKTNHLVTVEGGWPQFGVGAEICARIMEGPAFNYLDSPVTRVTGVDIPMPYAKILEDHSLPQVKDIIFSVKKTLNI; translated from the exons ATGGCAGCGTCCCTGAGGTTCTTTCTCCGCTCCGGAAAG AATACCGTGTCAGCTCTGCAGCGGCGGGAATTTCACAGGAGCGTTCCGGCCGCAGTACAG ATGACAGTCCGTGATGCCCTGAACCAGGCAATGGATGAGGAGTTGGAGAGGGACGAGCGAGTGTTCCTGCTGGGTGAGGAAGTCGCCCAGTATGACGGTGCCTACAAG GTGAGCAGAGGCCTGTGGAAGAAGTATGGAGACAAACGAATTATTGACACTCCAATCTCAGAG ATGGGGTTTACTGGTATTGCAGTTGGAGCTGCTATG GCTGGTCTGAGGCCCATCTGTGAATTCATGACCTTTAACTTCTCCATGCAAGCCATTGACCAGATCATAAATTCTGCAGCAAAGACCTACTACATGTCAGCTGGGCTACAGTCAGTCCCAATTGTTTTCAGAGGCCCTAATGGAGCATCAGCAGGTGTCGCTGCACAGCATTCACAGTGCTTTGCTGCATG GTATGGTCACTGTCCAGGACTGAAGGTTGTAAGTCCATGGAACTCAGAAGATGCTAAAGGCCTCTTGAAATCAGCCATCAGAGATGAAAATCCTG TGGTGGTCCTGGAGAACGAGCTGCTGTATGGCGTTCCCTTTGAGATGTCAGAGGAAGCGCAGTCCAAAGACTTCACCATTCCCATTGGAAAAGCAAAGATTGAGAGACAAG GCAATAGCATCACCCTCGTTGCTCACTCTCGGTATGTTGGTCACTGCCTGGATGCCGCAGCTGTCCTTGCCAAAGAGGGAATAGAGTGTGAG GTGATCAACCTTCGGACCATCCGACCCATGGATGTGGAGTCTATTGAGACCAGTGTGATGAAGACCAATCACCTGGTGACTGTTGAGGGTGGCTGGCCTCAGTTTGGGGTTGGAGCAGAGATCTGTGCCAGGATCATGGAAG GTCCTGCCTTCAACTACCTGGATTCTCCTGTTACCAGAGTAACTGGCGTGGACATCCCCATGCCATACGCTAAAATCTTGGAGGACCACAGCCTGCCGCAAGTCAAAGACATCATTTTCTCTGTGAAAAAGACCCTCAACATCTGA